The Brassica napus cultivar Da-Ae chromosome C7, Da-Ae, whole genome shotgun sequence genomic interval CTTAACCCTTTTTATGTTTCCTTTCTTAatcaaaattgtttattttctcGCATTTGACCATCGCATTTGATCACAAATGTATATTCATCTTCCACAATATATTGCTTTGTCCCTTTTGTCGGACTCCAACTAAACTGAAACTTATAGGCCTAACTGGTTTAAACGTAGCGGATGCGGTTGCGGATGCGGGAGTTTACGGATatgggtggttgcggtttcaagCGTTACTAAGCGTTTTGTATAACTGGTTCAACGTTTGAAAATTGTTGCGTTTATGGGATATTTGTGACCGATTGATTATAAGATATTGCAgcggtttaataataaattacccatattaacatattataacattataaaaatataaaaacatactattgtaataaaatataataattatcaatataatatgattaataaaaatattatgtttatttataaaaaaattaaattagttgaaagttataattttaataaaattgttttgaatatttatattaaaactttttaaaaaatattttatttcgttttatatatgtgtatatctttttatatgtgtgtatataaatgttttaaaattctaataaatagttagtttaaagtttttataaaacaaattatgatattgtttgtaaattttaattaatatataaaatatgtatatatttttatttataatatttccattttaaatttttgattttaaaattttaaaattttttttttttacccgcAACCATCCCGTAACCTTAAACGCTAGCTGAAATCAGCTTTTAATTTTAAGAGGTTCAGAGCGATTTTTaacggtttgtatgattgtttcgaaacgcaATCAACTACTACGaatcgcaaaagctgcgtttgcggatggtagcgggaaaaccagtgaGACGGTTATTCATTTTTTGTGTCTAGAGCACTTCGTCGCTCGCCATCCCAAATTGTCTGAAAACGAACTTTATTCACAAAATTGCATTTACGTAAGTTTGTCCAAAACATCTTGTCCGTGAAGCTTCATCCACAAAATAGTGTCCACATTTTTTGAATATCAAagatcaaaacaaaatttatcgaaagtaaatttattatttctaattttttagttaaaattgtttatttatgtttaagatttttttatctatttagtacatataataatttttctatCAACTCCTCGATGTCCACTATTCTTTTTTTCCACGTTTACCTTATCCATGTTTCTCAAATTAAAAAATCCATAtccactttttttttacatctacacgatattttgtgtataaatattaaaatataaaatatatcaaaatgaatgttaaaatttagaaaatacgGAATTATGATTTATGGTAGTCTGCTTTACATatctcaaaaagaaaatatacacaaaacatATCGTAGGATgaaataaacaataataatttaaaatgtaaatgcACTATATCTCTCTTATCTCACatgttctttttttcatttagttGTCAATCGATGGCATATTAAGCTCACAcctataaaaattatatgtatattgttAATTAAGATGTAAAATAGATGCAGTGGCTATACTGacataaagaaaaaagattagGGCTCCGATTGTTAACGACTTTCGCTTTAGGCTGTGGCTTTAGAATTTTAGCCGTAGAGATTTTGACTTTAAAAGCTGTGGCTGTtactttgaatattttaaaagttttattgacATCATAAACTTTAAAAGCTTGATTGGTATCATAAACTTTAAAAGCTatgacttatataaaaaaaatattagtattatgTCCAAAAGCTCGTGAAAGTatgtaacatataaattatgaaaataaatatatgagatggatattaaaatgaaaaaaaactctgtatacatatttttttattggttaataacaaaaactaataaaattatctaaatttattttgatttttattggattttatttaattttgttaaatgttTTACTATGTTCAAGTGTTTAacttgttaaaaaataaaaccttaaaaataaagaaataaaaaaaggatTCTCAAAGCCATCAAAAGTCTCGTTTAGAGGCTTTAGAATAAACAAACATGTCAAAGAATAAAATTGAAACAGTCGACAGTTGAAAGCTTTAGAAGGCTTTGAGAAAAACACGGAAAGCCAAAGTCCGATTGGCTTAAAATTAACTTTAAGGGCTGTAAGATACGTAAAAGTCCCAACAGCCTTCAAGCCAATCGGCGACTAGGTTTGGCGAGAGAACTCCAATGTCCAATGCTCTTTGCTGACGTTGTGAGAGGGTGgattcctgtttttttttttttttgttctgttttcgGATCAAATGCTGTAATGGACCACAAAGGGTCAAAATAATCTCATATGGACCTCttgcctttttattttaaaaatgaattaaaattaaataaaaaatatgaggaAAAAACTATGAAACCTAGAAAGTTCTACTTATTTACTAACTCAACCTCTCACTATCTTAACCCACTAACCCATCCTATTCAATTTGGATCTCTAAATCCCCAAATCTCTCTTTCTCAAACATCATCCCTCTCACGATTTTCACCTTCATCTTTCattactatttttttcaaaatcaactAAAATCATGTAACATCCACCTGATTCCTCTTGTGTTACTCAATTTCATCTATTCAATAATCAATCCTGATTCACAATGTTAAGAAcccagattttaatttttttttatttttatcaaaatttcttCATCTCACAATCcaaataaaaatcgaaaaaattcTTCAAACTTTATGAAATTTCATTCTTATCCCAAATCGATCAATTCTCCATCTTTCTCAatccattttatttatataaaattgaatcTCGTGTTCAACATACAAAATTTCCGACAATGAAAAACACAGAGTATTACTAGTACAACCAGTACAACTGAAACTAGTATAACTGGTATAACTAGAACGTGAATAACTAATACTACAACAAATATAACtagtataaataatataattagaaCGTGTATAACTAGTATGACTTTACAATTAATATGGTATATTAGCTTTTTGTTTTCAGCATGTGAATGATGTTATAAGATGATGATGTAGAACCAATGAAAAAGTTGGTATAATCTTCCACTATATGATTTGTCGAAATAtgttaaaagttattttataatatttatttggatAGTTATTTGTTTACCAATTGTAccagttgtactagttatactatttacggaaaaaaattatcttcatttttttgaagCCAAAGATGACAACTGCTGTACCGGAAAAATGTTGCAATAAAAGACGATTGAAAGAGTATATTCAAAACGATGATACAAAATCCATcatgaattcaaaagaataCAGAATCATTCATGTTTAGTGTTTGAACTACGATAATAATAGTCCAATTGGTTTAACTATAGTAGCAGTAGTAACAATTTAACTGTAGCAACACATCGAGCTGGCTTGACTGGTACATCAAGCATATCAACATATTGCTTGCTCGGTGAGTTATGTTGTTTtagcttttttttcttaacatggacataaaaataaaataagagttagactaattttaaataaatatacaaaaataacatGATTCAACTTGCATTTGGAATATTGGTCTAATCTCCCCTGCCTGCATGTGTCAAATATATGAATAGTATATTtctaataatatttgatttggaATTGATACGTTTATAAGTTGTACTAGTTTTACTAGTTGTACGATTTTCGGAAAAAAtcatcttcatttttttggtcTCGAGGCCAAAAAGCTAGATGCGGAGACAGAAAATTCTTCAACCATTGCTCTaaaaacgcgagtcatcggaaagaagaaaaagattgaGTTTGATGTatgatttttgtgtttttttttgcaaatatttattttaattgtgatgTATTAATACAATTCTTATCAACAgttgtaaaattttagtttgtttatcAAGATAATAATAGatattagaaagaaaaatatttgccaaaaataatacaaatagtccgtaaaaatattaattaagaattatttggcaaaataaatcattttaataaaatattttttttaagttacatTTAATTAGTAAATGATATAAATCACCAGTTGTAAATGatacatatttttgaataacttcTTAAAATTGATACTAATTTTGTGTAAAATGAATTGAtgcaaataatttaaatttttacatcAATTATTAAATGAATTGATGCAAATTATTTGCATCACCAATTATTTTGGTACAACTGATACAACTAAAGCAACATACTAACATGTAGTTCAaccataatgtttaaaatatgataCACATTTAAAACTTGATGCACAATACAAGATGAAATAACATAGTTATACTAGTATTTGAGTTGTACCGGTTTGTACATAGTTGTATTAGTTTTTGAGTTGTACCGGTTTGTACATAGTTGTACTTTGGCATTGAAATCGAAAAAACTAGTTGTAccacataaaatttaaacttaccTTAGTTGTACTACTTCTTTATGTGTACATGCATTTGCcccaataaaatgaaattatcaattttgttaaaatacatttcatgcatgttttctaaaaattatgtgaacaaagaagttaacaaaccttaaaagtataaggtagatcaTGCAAACTTATGAGATGGTGTAAAAACtgcaaaaaaatacaaaaaattatcaCAAATAAAAAGGAACCTATCTAAATACTTACCAATTTGGCCAGctaattgctttttttttcatatagaaTATCCAATGGAATATATCAATTTCAGAACCTgaatagttgtactagttatatcAGTATCACTAGTCTGGTAAATAAGACATAGTTGGACCAGTTATACCAGTATCCCCTGTATTGTTTGATACAAAGGCAAAAGTTGTACCAGTTGTACCATAGACAAAAAcgatttattctaaaatatcaTGTTTCATACTTTAGCAACATTATATTAAACCTTAGAATCTGACTCATAACGTTAACATACATATTATGTGACTAAACTGAAACAtaaaacattagaaaaataaagagagaCATAGAAGAGTGAGAGgaaaagagagggagagagtaTACACTTACCAAGCGATTTCAGAACCAAGGACGACGCACGAGTGCTGTTTCACGGCGTCATAAGCTGTAGAAAGACCTTAAGAAACAGACGTAAATGTTTGTGGATGAAGAGTTGAAGAAGAGAGCTTTAGTTGGTGAATGTAATGAATTTTCGTGGTGGTTGAGAGTgaaatgatgaagaagaagaagaagaagaagaagaatgattaAATTTATGGTGGGACCCAGACGAGAGAAGGAGAGATTTAATGAGAGATCGGACGGTTCAGATTATAACACAGAAAAAAGATCTGACGGCTAAGATGGATTTCATTAATTGCATTGTTGTAATTATCTCATTCCTTTTCTTCTGAAGATCTAACGGTTCATATTATAAGAGAGATTATCTGATCTAATGGTTCATATTGAACCATCATTAAAGGCAAAATGGTAATTTTCTTCTCCTTGGTCcatgtagattttttttggatGTGTGAGACTTGTTTTTGGCTGTTTGGTCCATTTCAGATTTTAGTCCtctgttttcattggttttagTGGTTTGCTTAAATTTTGTGGAGAAACTAGATTTGGGCTGTCGTGCGTAAGTTCCGAGCTCTGTTTCAACCTCTGGCTTGTTATAGTGGTTACTTACTCGTGTTTATGTTGTTTCTGCATCTATTCATGGTGTTGTTAAAATGAGAGATATCGATTTTTCTCGATATCAGAATAGAACTTTCTTTCGCTAATGGatcatgtttagttttgaaacTGATTCCGCTTCCATTGTTCCTCTTGTTTGGTCTGTGTTTTCGTCTTGGTGTTGTGTTTTCGTCTTGGTGTTTTGGGACGTGAACCATCAATCCTGGCTATCTATATAATTTGTACTTTGTAGTTCAAGCTTGTTTAACAATAGTTTACCGAAGCTAACTCGGGACAAAATTGATTAAGACaattgaaaaagaagaagacatatcTAAACTATGAGAATTATTGTCGTGATTTTGTTGAAGGTATTAAAAGCCTGTCTGCTATTGTTGGAACAAGAGCAAATAATTcaccttttttaaaaaacaaggTCAGTTTGGTATTCCTAATCATTAATCATGTCTGATTTTACTATTTTCCACTGTGGAAAACCCTTTAATTTCTCATTATTATCGTCATATTTTTCTATGATGTAATATGTTGCAAatcagttttaataaaacaatatttaaaagatGTAAAATAAATGCAAACAATTGTTTCATTATAAAAGGACAAAAATGTCCATAAATGTTCATCTAGAATTTGAAGTACCTCATAAACTAGAATGACTATTTCTTGGGTTATGGTTTGACCATTTTGATCCAAACTTAGGTTTAATCATAAAACTTtttgtcaaatttaaaaatatattaattgaaatcCGAATCATTAGCAgtcaaattaataatataattaatcaatCACGTTTTTCTTTCACTTAGTTAAGTTTTAAGAGATCTATTTATAAGTGGGCTAGATTTTTGAGTGAATTGGCCTAATATCTATAGAAGATTGACAAATTAGGAAAATACCCAACAGAAGAATTGTGTGGGCCGAGAATTGCAAGTGGAAGATGCGAAATGACCAAGCCGTCCTTAGATGCATAGGAAAATAAGAACGGTACGTAGGTTAGAAGCTATTGGGGTTTTGTAATGATTGTGTTAGGGCATAAGCCCCTGCTCCTATTACATGAAGCTAGAAAGGTAGTTTGGGCGAATCAAATTGCAGAAGATTGTATGGGGGAAATAGACAAAAATGTATGATGAAACCCATGGTGAATGTTGCAGAAGATTTTCACAACTAAAAGGAAAAGACGAATTATTTACTGTTTTGCCATTCATTAAACTAGTTTCTTTAGGGATGCAAACACGTGAAATGATGGATTTAACTAGTTTGCTTTCCACCTAACTATGCTATGTTATTGAATTAAACACTAGAACTAATTCGATATAGTATTTACATTAGATGTGATGGATAAACTAATTGTTAAACAGTATTATGTATATTATCAGTCGAACAATGAATTTAAAAGACTAACCtaaaagataaattaatataaattattagatataccatatatataaattgctATATGTTATTCAATATGTTAGCTGTATAACAATAAATCTCGACGGTTAATTtgaaaatacatgaaaaatagttATAACCATATTAAAACGTTTTAgacttttttttatatcaaataggACGGAAAAGATAATTGTTATAcaatattgtatatattttagctagccaacaataaatttaaatgactaaaataaaagataaattgttacaaataataaatatattggaTACATGAATTGTTATATGTTATTAGATGTGTTAGCcggttaaaatatttatattaaaatgtaactTTTGGTATTATGTTTATCGGGTCAATAATATTGTTTACAAGTCAACTAATATCCAAACACAAATCAAAGTTCATCATTTTTCCTTTGTTTACAGGCTAATTCGATCGTATATAAACTTTTTAacacatataaattttacattatcCGACTAAGTTAAACTAATATCCAACACACAAATACAAAATTTAGCATTATCCATTATTCATTAGCAATAAAGTTaagtaacagaaaaaaaaagtaagcagAAGAAAGCCACGTTTCTCTTTCATCACTCTCTCTTTGTTCTCATCTTCATCAACTTCCTAATCATTATGTAAAACAACAGAAGAAAGAGGAACAAAAAATTCATCAATGACTTAACGTTACAGTAAGAAGAATTAaactttagaaaaaataatttatggaTTATACCAAATCAACTATTTGAATCTAGTCTTCTTCTATCACCTGTCCATGTTCTCTAAGATGATGGCTTTAGGAATTCTGGTTCTGATAGAACATTGATGAGCCAAAGACATAATATATAGCGGATTAAGCAGGGGATGATTTTAGTTACGGGGCtttatgaaaataagaaaataaatcaacttGTCTGACAAATGAGGTTTCGTGTGATATTGGTAATCAGAAGGACATGCACATCGCTTGGTTGCCTTAGAAATAACGAAAATATATATCTGACCATGTGTAGGGGTATAATGGTCAATACACGTGTGTATAAGTCTAATGTGTACACTGCAATTACTCTAGATTTTTTAGTTTCTAtgagttaaaaatatttatgagaaaaTCACTAGAATAACactaaaatttttttgtcacaaatatagcttttaagaataaaaatgaccaaaatagcacttaatgttttatcaaaagagataaatatacacttataccccaatggtaaattaatttagacattagggtttagagttaaggggtgaggtttatgatttaggatttagggtttagagtttagaggtggggtttagggtttagagttaatgggtggggtttatggtttaaggtttagagtttaaggtttagagtttagagtttaggttttagagtttagagttggggagtgagattttgggataagatttcaaattttgaaaaataaaaaaaaaataaacttttcaaaacataaaatgctattttggtcattttagtttttgaggactatttttgtgacataaacttagaaatgtgctattttggagatttgcccaatatttatctattttatattatgagatatatatgacaaGTGTAAAGTGTTAATACCAACTAATCATTGGCAATTTTcgatcaaaataaatattggcAATTTTcgatcaaaataaatatagtttaattaacaaaaacaaatcaagtTACGATTTCCAGTATCATAATGTACCATTAATTTATGAGTCTATTTGCATTATTTTTTCCTATTCTCTACcatctatatataaattttttcttaatttgggGAAATTAATAGAATTCACAACGGTAACAATACAACGTAAACACCGTGTTGTGTTGTAGgtccaaacttaaaaaaaacactacTTTCCCAAACTAGCTTCGGACCGAACCTAAAAACAACCACATGACCGTTACACCAGGCCTAATTTAAATACCACCATCACTCTCTTCTTTATCTCTGTCCTAAATCTCACaaactcatctctctctctctctctttgtttcttCAATGGCAACGAAACTCATCATAAAGAAATCAGCGATACCAATCAACCGTCACCAACGAAGCTGCTTCCGCCGTCACCGGAAAACTCAAATCGGATGCACATCGCCGGCGGCGACCGCTGTCATCGCTTCCATCAACAAATCGATTTACAGATGTCAACGAAGCATTCTCTGCTTATTCTCACGCGTCGACGGTCGTCTAGGAACCAGAGGATTCAAAATCCTCAAATCTCACGAATCCGCGAACAATCTCAAAACTCCGTATTCGTTGATTCACGATAGGTCCGGCAAATCGTTCGACGAGACGAAGAAGACGATCGTGTTAGACCTTGACGAGACGCTTATTCACTCGTCGATGGAGAAACCCGAAGTTCCGTACGATTTCGTGGTGAGGCCCGAGATCGACGGTCAGATCTTAACCTTCTTCGTGATCAAACGGCCAGGAGTGGACGACTTCTTGAAGAGGGTCGGGGAGAAGTACCAAATCGTTGTTTTCACGGCGGGGCTGAGAGAGTACGCTTCTCTGGTCCTCGATAAGTTGGATCCAGAGCGGCGCGTGATCTCACGGAGCTTTTACAGAGACGCTTGTTGCGAGATCGATGGGAGGTTAGTgaaggatttagggtttgtgACGAGAGATTTGAGTCgcgtggtgattgttgatgacaATCCAAACGCTTACGCGCTTCAGCCGGAGAATGCCTTTCCGATTAAACCGTTCAACGATGATTTGAACGATGTTGAGCTAAAGAAGGTCGGTGAGTTTTTTGATGGCGATTGTGAGAAGTGTGAAGACATGAGAGTTGCTCTGAAGGAGTTTGTTGGACGAGAGGAATGATTTTTGGTTAAGTTGATTAGTTGATTTGATTAAATTTGTATTAGAGGATTTGATTATGAAGGCATTGAACCAATAGCTTTGTTTGTTCAATTGTCTTGTGTAAAAAAACCTCCTCGTTTGAAAGcaatttgttcatttttttttttttttttttgattagtgTCTTCTCCGTGGCTGAATTAAAGGGAGTTTGATTACTGTTCATGAACGGACAAACAAATATTGTTTCTATGAAGCACAAAGCTTGTGATTCAAGAAGCTTTGTGTAAATGGAAGGAGGAAGTGAAAAGATTGTATCGTGAGATATattgaaatatgaaaaatatacgATGAACATCGTCTAAGTCTATATTACAGATGTGGGGTATGTGTGACAATTTACACATACAAGTGCCAAATATATACATGAGAAAAAGGTTTGATCCAACAAAAAGGTTTTACACATGCAAGATGCAACAAATGTAGCATCACTCCACCTGCAATGCGTGTTTGGATTGTGTCTGTTTATGATGAAGATCGGATTTCATTTTGAAATTCTGTAACCTACTAGAACAAGTTTTTTGCTCTCAACAATAGTAGTAGTCAGTCCGTTTAGGATAGCTTGTAATAATCGTTGCAATGATTCTATATTCTACGAATAAGTGTTCTTTACATTGTTCGTAAGTCACCCTGGATGAGATAAGAGACGGCATCGCCAACATGaagaattttttcttctttgcctattgttaaatttatttttgtctaCAATGAGCATGTTTATCCGGGGTCCTTAGTGAGGTTCTTAGTGCGTGGGTCCCCACAAAATCCTTAAGGATcggttacaaaaactactaattaagaACCAATTTTAGTGAGTTTCTTACACTGCTCGCGGGCCCCACTGACTCGTGGCGGTTCACGATtggtttgcttttttttttttttagataaaaaaaaacctaagaaaCCCATTTGGGTTTTTAGGGATAAACATGGCTTAGATTGCATCCTCCATTAAAAATACaatctttttaattaaaataatgatctacattttcttaaatttattattatcgATCTGCATAGTTGGATCAAAAATACCATTACCTAATAATTTCCCCCTATcttatttatttgaaatttaattgcATAATTTCTCAGCTTGTACTATTTTCCtgctttttagatttttaatagaACAATTGTTATTTAAAAGCGGATATATATGAATGGGGAAAATGGTTCATTCCCCTATGAACTAGTTGTTCCCGGCTTTTTCACACACGAACTTATAAGTCAtgccaaaaaccacatgaacaacggaaaaataatttattcccCTATGAAGTAGTTGTTTTCGACTATTTCACACACAAACGTTTAAGCCAtgccaaaaaccacatgaacaattctttttttttgaattacatacacaaaatatcgattttaaactaattcTCCCAAAACCGTATATGAATgcatgaaaatataattatctaAAAGAGATAAATGTAAATAGTTAAGTGATGTATGGGAATGGTGACTAAACTAGACTGCAATACATTGAATCATCGAAGGTTAGTAATGATTCACTTCCATTTTTTATATGTACAGAAGTGAGAGTAGTGATTTTAAATTATGTGAGTCTCTGATGTTTTCAAAACCTCTTTCATTAAGGACAGTTTTTGTTTtccttgaggacaagcaaaataaTAAGTCTGacggagttgatataccatggatttacCTGTTTTTAGCCATTGTATATAGGTTTTTTAGGAgttatttgttatgttttggagtctttttacagtatttacaggttcataagtgttttggagatatatggtgattttgaagcattttggagataaagcTAGAAGAAAATCATAGCTATCCATCGAACCAGTCCAGAGTCGACATTCAGAGTCAaacgtcgatcgacatacaACTCTTGTCGTCgttcgacagcgaagcgcgcaagGTCCGACTTGGTTCCCAACCGACTTATGGTCCAAGTTCCACATCATTTATAAGAATACCCGTG includes:
- the LOC106374223 gene encoding CTD nuclear envelope phosphatase 1; translated protein: MATKLIIKKSAIPINRHQRSCFRRHRKTQIGCTSPAATAVIASINKSIYRCQRSILCLFSRVDGRLGTRGFKILKSHESANNLKTPYSLIHDRSGKSFDETKKTIVLDLDETLIHSSMEKPEVPYDFVVRPEIDGQILTFFVIKRPGVDDFLKRVGEKYQIVVFTAGLREYASLVLDKLDPERRVISRSFYRDACCEIDGRLVKDLGFVTRDLSRVVIVDDNPNAYALQPENAFPIKPFNDDLNDVELKKVGEFFDGDCEKCEDMRVALKEFVGREE